One Mycolicibacterium fallax genomic window, ACCTCGGTGCGGGCCCGGTCGCGCGCCCCCTCGGCATCACGCAGGTCATTGCGGGTCTGGTCCAGTTCGTCGGTGGCCTCGGCGTGCCGCGCCGCAAGCGACTCACGCTGCTCCATGATCTCCAGCTCGGCGTCCTCCAGATCGGACTGCCGGCGCTCCAGGGTCTGCAGCTCGTGGGCGAGTTCGGCCTGCTGCTTGTCGTTGACACCGGAGTCCAGCAGCGCGCGGTCCCGATCTTCCCGCTTGCGCACACCGTCGATCTCGTTCTCCAGCTTGGCAATCGCGCCGTCGAGATCGGCCAGCGCAATGCTGACCGCCGCGACCGCGTCCTCGGCGGCGGTGACCGCGATCAGCAGCTCATCGACCCGCTGCTGCTCCACCAGGGTCTTCGCGCGATGCCCGATCCGGGCCAGCTCGGCATCGTTGTCGACCAGTTGACGCAGACGACGCTGTTGCGTCACTTCGGCTTTCATCAGAAGTCCCCTCGGGATTGGGCGTGCAGGTTCCAGGGATCGGTACGGATATCACAGACGTCGACCGGCAGCCGGTCCCCGAACGCGCCGCGCAGCAGCCCGGCGGCCTGCGCGCACCACGGGAATTCGCTGGCCCAGTGCGCGACGTCGACCAGCGCCATCGGCGCGGTGCGGCGCTGCTCGTCGGCGGGATGGTGGCGCAGGTCGGAGGTGAGGTAGACATCCACCCCGGCCCGGGCGGCGGCACCGAGCATCGAGTCCCCGGACCCGCCGGACACCGCGACGCGCGAGACCAGCGCGTCGGGATCACCGCTGGCGCGCACCCCCCAGCTGGTGGCGGGCAGCCGGGCGCCGGCGCGGGCGACGAACTGGGCCAGCGACTCCGGCTCGGGCAGCTCACCGATCCGGCCGATCCCGACACCCGAGGGCAGGCCGGCCAGCGCGAAGACGTCGAACGCGGGCTCCTCGTAGGGGTGTGCGGTGCGCAGGGCGGCCAGGATCGGCGCCCGCAGCCGGGCCGGGGCGATCACCTCGATGCGGTCCTCGGCCAGCCGTTCCACCCGCCCGACGGTCCCGACGGCCGGCGCGGCGCCGTCGTGCGGCAGGAACTGCCCGGCGCCGGCGACGCTCCAGCTGCACCGCGAGTAGTCGCCGATCTGGCCGGCGCCTGCCCCGAACATCGCCGCGCGCACCGACTCGGCGTCGGCGGCCGGCACGAAGACCACCCACTTGTCCAGGTCGGGCCCAGCCGGGACGGGCTCCAGCACGCCGGTGACGGTCACACCCAGGGTTTCGGCGAGCGCATCGGAGACCCCGGGCGCCGCGGCGTCGGCGTTGGTGTGCGCGGTGAACAGCGCCCGCGAGGTGCGGATCAGCCGGTGGATCAGCGCGCCCTTGGCGGTCGAGGCGGCGACGGTGTCGACGCCGCGCAGCAGCAACGGGTGGTGGGCCAGCAGCAGGCCGCCGTCGGGCACCCGCGCGATGACCTGCTCGGTGGCGTCGACGGCGACGGTGACCGAGGTGACCGGCTCGGCCGGGTCTCCGCACACCAGACCCACCGAATCCCAGGACTGCGCCAGCGCCGGCGGATAGGCCGCCTCCAACACCGCGATGACCTCGGAAAGACGGATGGACACCTTGCAAACAGTAGTGGTCGCCGCATCGGGGACAATGGAGGCGTGACCGATCTGCGCTGCGACACCCGACCCGATCTGGTGCTGTTTGATCTCGACGGCACGCTCACCGATTCCGCACCCGGGATCGTGGCGAGTTTCCGTCATGCCATGACCGAGGTCGGCGCCGACGGCGTCGTTGCCGACGACGATGCCGCACTGGCCACCCGGATCGTCGGGCCGCCGATGCACGAAACCATGACTGAGCTGGGCCTCGGCGGCGCCGACGGGGCGGCGATGGCGGCCTACCGCGCGCATTACACCAGCCACGGCTGGTCGATGAACGCCCCGTTCGACGGGGTGGCCGAGCTGCTCGTCGACCTGCGGGACGCCGGGGTGCGGCTGGCGGTGGCGACCTCGAAGGCCGAGCCGGCCGCGCGCCGCATCCTGGCGCACTTCGGCCTCGACGGGCACTTCGAGGTGATCGCCGGGGCCAGCGTCGACGGCGTCCGCTCGGCGAAGACCGATGTGGTGGCGCACGCGCTGGCCCAGCTGGGGCCGCTGCCGGAGCGGGTACTGATGGTCGGTGACCGCAGCCACGACGTGGCGGGGGCCGCCGACCACGGCATCGACACCGTCGTCGTCGAATGGGGCTACGGCCGGACCGATTTCGACGGTGACGAGCCGGCACCGGGGGCCGGGTTCGTCGCCGACGTCACCGAGCTGCGCGAGGTGCTCGGTGTCTGAGCTGCATGTGACGTTCGTCTGCTCGGGCAACATCTGCCGTTCCCCGATGGCGGAGAAGATGTTCGCCCACCAGCTGGCCGAGCGCGGGCTGGCCGACCGGGTGCGGGTGTCCAGCGCCGGGACCGGCGGCTGGCACGCCGGCGACGGCGCCGACGACCGGGCCGTGCAGGTCCTTGTCGGGCACGGCTATCCGGGCGAGCACCGGGCGGCCCAGCTCGACGAGGATCACCTGTCGGCCGATCTGGTCATCGCGCTGGGCCGCAACCACGAGCGGCACCTGCGCCATCACGGCGTGGACCCGCAGCGGCTGCGGATGCTGCGCTCCTTCGACCCGCGCTCCGGCGCGCACCCCGACGACGTCGAGGACCCCTACTACGGCGGCCTGGCCGACTTCGAGGAGACCTTCACCGTCATCGCCGCGGCACTGCCCGGGCTGCACGCCTGGGTGGACGAGCGCCTGGGGCAGTGACATGCGCCGGCTGAAGATGCTGTTGCAGCCGAGTTGGCTGGCGCTGGCGGCGGTCGCGTTGCTGTTCACCTACCTGTGTTTCACCGTGCTGGCGCCCTGGCAGCTGGGCAAGAACGCCCGGGTGTCCAAGGAGAACCACCAGATCGACGTGTCGCTGACCGCCGACCCGGTTCCGGTGACCGATCTGCTGCCGCACCAGGATTCGACCGCGCCCGAACAGCAGTGGCGCCGGGTGACGGCGACGGGTCACTACCTGCCGGACAAGCAGGCACTGGCCCGGCTGCGGGTCATTCAGGGCGCCCCGATGTTTGAGGTGCTGGTGCCGTTCGCCGTCGACGGCGGACCGACGGTGCTGGTCGACCGCGGCTGGGTGGCCCCGCTGGAGGGCTCCCGGCCGCCGGCGATCGAGCCCGCGCCGGAGGGTCGGGTGAGCATCGCGGCGCGGCTGCGTGACGCCGAGATCGCCCCGCCGGACAAGAAGCCGTTCACCGCCGACGGCTCGCTGCAGGTGTACGCCATCGATCCGACCCAGCTGTCCGGGCTGGTCGACGTGCCGCTGGCCGGGGCCTACCTGCAGTTGGAGGCCGACCAGCCCGGCGGCCTGGGGGTCATCGAGCTGCCGCACCTGGACGCCGGGCCGTTCCTGTCCTACGGCATCCAGTGGATCGCGTTCGGCATCGTCGCCCCGATCGGGCTGGGGTATTTCATCTACTCCGAGGTCAAGGTGCGCCGGCGGGAACGGGAAAATCGGGAACTCCTCGATGCCGCCGCCGACGACGAGGCCAACCGCCCCAACACCGACGACGAAGACGCCGCTCCGGGCACCGAGGACACCCGGGCACCCGCCCCGGAGTCGGTGCAGCAGGCCCGCGTCGAGCAGAAGCTCACCGACCGGTACGGCCGGCGCCGATAGCCAGCAGCAGTCCCGCCGCAAGCGCGGCGGCCGCGCACTGGACCAGGGTCGACAGTCGCGCCGCCCGGCGCAGGTCGGCCGACCCCGGCGGGTCACCGTCACCGAGGGTGGGCCGGATCTCCAGGCCGTGGTGGTACGGGGTCGGCCCGCCCAGCCGAACGCCCAGCGCCCCGGCGAACGCGGCCTCCACCACCCCGGCGTTCGGGCTGGGGTGCCGGGCCGCGTCGCGGCGCCAGGCCCGGATCGCCGCCGCCGGTGAGCCGCCCACCGCCGGCGCGCACGCGACGACCAGCGCCGCGCAGACCCGGGCCGGCAGGTAGTTCGCCAGGTCGTCGAATCGGGCCGCGGCCCAGCCGAACCGGGTGTAGCGCGGCGAGCGGTAGCCGACCATCGCGTCCAGGGTGTTGGCGCCGCGGTAGACCAGCACCCCGGGCACCCCGCCGACCGCGGCCCACACCAGCGGCGCGACGGCGGCGTCGGAGGTGTTCTCGGCGACCGATTCCAGCGCGGCCCGGGCCAGCCCATCGGCATCCAGGGTAGCCGGGTCGCGCCCGCACAGCGACGGCAGCAACCCGCGCGCGGCGTCCAGATCCCCGGCGTCGAGCAGGTCCGCCAGCTGCGTCCCGGTGCGGGCCAGCGAGCGTCCACCCAGGGCGACCCAGGTGGCCGCGGCCAGCGCGGCGGCGGCTCCGGCCGGCCGGCGTCCGGCGGCGCTCTCGGCCGCCGCTCCCCCGGCCGCCAGCGCGCCGAGCAGCACCGCGACGTGCAGCACCCCGGCCCCGCGACTGTCCCGGTAGGTCAGTGTCTCCAACCCCGCCGCGGCGGCCCCGAAGCCGGCCACCGGATGCCCGCGGCGCGGATCACCCAGCGCCCGGTCGGCGAGGTAGCCGGTGAGCAGGCCGATCGCCCGGGGTCTCGTCGCTGGCACCGGGGCAGCTTCTCACAGCCGCGCGGGGCATCGGCCGGCCGGAACGTAGGTTCTTCAACCATGAGGATCGGTTTGATGGTCGGCTCCGACCGGGAGCGTTCGCGCGCGGATCGGCTGTCCGGGCTGTTGGAGGATGCCCGCGGCGCCGAGGCGGCCGGCCTCGCGTCGTTCTGGATGCCGCAGGTCCCGGGTTACCTGGACGCGCTGACCGCCGTCGCGCTGATCGGTCAGGTGACCGAACACATCGAACTCGGCACCGCGGTGCTGCCCATCCAGACCCGGCACCCGCTGATCATGGCGCAGCAGGCGCTGACCACCGACCTGGCCTGCGGCGACCGGCTCGCCCTCGGCCTGGGCCCGTCGCACCACTGGATCATCAGCGATCAGCTGGGCCTGTCCTACGACCGGCCGGCCCGGCTGGTCCGGGACTATCTCGAGGTGCTGACCGCATCGGTCACCGGGCCCGGACCGGTGCGGGTGCGCAACGACAGCTATGCCGTCGACGCGACGATCGACGTCGCCGAGGCGCCGACGATGCCGATTCTGCTTGCGGCGCTGGGGAACACGATGTTGCGGCTGGCCGGCGAGCGGGCCGGCGGAACCATCCTGTGGATGGCCGACGAGCGCACCATCGCCGACCATGTGGTGCCGCGCATCACCGCCGCCGCCGACGGTGCCGGCCGGCCGGCACCGCGGATCGTCGCGGGCGTGCCGGTCGCACTGTGCGCGGCCGGCGAGGTCGACCGGGCCCGCCGGTATGCCAGCGAGGTGCTCGGGCACGCCGAGCTCTCGCCGAACTACCTGCGGCTGTTGGAGCACGGCGACGCCCGGGACGTCGGCGACACCATGGCCGCCGGCGACGAGGCCGCCGTGGCCGCCCGGCTGCGTCGCTACCGGGATGCCGGGGTCACCGACCTGGCCGCCCGGATCGTGCCGCTTGGCGACGACGCGGCGGCCCGGGCCCGATCACGCGCACGCACCCAGGAGTTCCTGGCCTCGATCGCCGCCGGCCGGTAGCTCATTACTGCGCCCGCTCAGCAGACCGGCGAATGATTCCTTCGAACTGCACGAACATTGGTGGGCGCGACAGGTATCGAACCTGCGACCGCTGGTGTGTAAAAGCCACGATACGACGTTTCCGCAGGTCGCCGCTAAACGCCGCGTGCTGGCGACCTGGGCTTTTGCGTCGGATCGTCCACCGCGCCCGGACAAAATGGGTCATCGGTGGGTCATCGGTGGGTCATCGGTGGGTCATCGGTGGGTCATCGGTGGGTCACCCGTACCGTCGCATCAACTCCTTTCTCCCCCAAACCCTGGAGGCCCCGATGTACCCCGAACTCTCCCGCGTCGCCCTCACCCGCCCGGTCCCCGCATATGGCCTCCCCGCTGGCACCGTCGGCGCCGTCGTCGGCGCGTACTCCGACGGGGTCGGCTATGAGGTGGAATTCGTGGCCGCCGACGGCCGCACCATCGCCGTGCTCACCCTGACCGCCGACGACCTCGCCGCGGTGCCGGGCTGAGAACAGAGACCGGCCCGGATCCAGCAGCGGATCCGGGCCGGTTCTGGGTGGCGGTTAGGGCACGGGCAGGCAGCGGCCGCGGGCCCGGTCCCACGCGTAGTTCCAGCCGTCGGGCCGCTTGCAAACGCCCTCGCCCAGCGGCTCCGCGGGCAGCTGCTCCGCGCCACCGCAGCGCTCATCGCCGGCGACGACCCGGTCGGTGCCGTGCTGCAAGTACCCGCCGACCGGATCATCGAGCAGCCAGCGGCGGCCGTCGATCACGGCGTAGTCCACGCACTTCGACGTCTGCGTGTCCCAGCCGCTCATCACCCGCGCGGAGTCCGCGCCGGTCGGATCCTCGCCCTCGGCGGGGACGCAGCCCATGTTGGGCAGCGGGTCCAGCAGCTGCACCCGCGTATCCGCGCGACTGTCCAGAAAAACCCCGTAAACCTGCGCGCCGAGGTGCAGCTCAAACCGCGAGCCGCAGACGCCGTCACTGGCCCGCAGCACGGGCCCATCCGGGAACACTGGCAGCGCGACGACGACCTCCTCCCGCCCCGCCTGGCGCCCCTGCTGCTTGCCCACCGCCAGCCCCGCCGCCAGGACCCCTCCGACCACCGCGACGGCCAGCACCGCGGCGGCCGTGGCGCGCACCCGAGGCCGGCGCGCGAACCCCATCACCTTCTGCATCACTTTCCCTCCTCCTTTGTGTTGCAACAGTTGCTGGGCCAGGCCCCGGCGGGCAGCGCATCCGGCACCGCCGCCGCCCCCGCCGGGGGCACCACTTCCACCTGCACCGGGGCCTGCCGGTGCGTGGCGTTCAGCGTGATGCTCGCCGCCAGCAACGCGGCGATCAGCACCAGCAGCAGGGCCGTCAGCGGCCGGCGGCGTACCACCGCGCCCAGCCCCCGCAACTCAGTACGCGCGTTGCGCATCACGTCGCGCATCAGGCCACCTCCCAGCTGCGGGCGGCCGGCTCGGAAACCGGCTCGGGATCGGGTGCCGGATCGGGCTCCGGATCGGTCTCCGGGGCGAGGCCCAGCAGCAGCTCCAGCTGCGCGATGCCCCGCAGCCTTTCGACCGCGGCCTTCACGTCGCGCGGGCGCTGCGCGGCGGCGGCTTCCCTGCCGGCCGATGCCCACGCGGCGGCGACCAGTTCGGCGACCGCGGCGTGCACAGCGCGGCGGCTGGCTCCGGCATCAACCAGCTGCACTACGGCGGCCGCGTCAACGCCCGCCGGGAGCGGGGTGGTCAGCAACAGCCGCGCGACTCGTTCCGGATGGGGCTGCGTGTTCATTTCAGTACCTCTTTCTGTTCGTGTTTTCGGTCGGTCTGCGGTGGTGGCGTGCGGGGAGGCATCAGTCAGGGGCCACCTCCACTCGGCGGATCAGCAGGATTTCCGCCGGCCGAAGTCGCACGAAAGCCCGCCACCTGCCCAGCCCCCGCAGCGTCAGCAGCTCGCGCAGCACCTCCGCCAACCGGACGGGGTCGGAGCCGACCGGGGGCGTCACGGTCGCCAGCACGTGCATGGGGGTCGGCGTCACGGCGAGGCGGTAGCGGCCGGTGTCGGCGGGGGCCAGGGCCGCGGTGACGGCGGCGGCCAGCAAACCCGCCGCAGAACCCGTATCGACCCGCGTATCTACCCCTGTAGCCACCCCCGTATCGGGGGCTGTATCGGGGGTTGTAGCGGGGGTTGTATCGGGGGTTGTAGCGAAAAACGGGGGTGCATCCGGTATGCGATTCTGCTCCCGATTCGCACACCGCGTGCCAATACTCGCGCGCGCGCGCGTTGGGCCCATATCGCCCGGCCGAAGTCCCCCGAGCGGAGATAGCGCGGCGGTCACGCGGCCCGTGCCGGCGGCGATCATCGCGCCGCCCCCTCGCCGCCGAAGCCCATGCGATTCACGCGCCAGCAACCATCCGCGCCGGGGTTCAAGTCCTCACCGCGCGCCGCGGCCAGATCCGCCACCGGGGCCAGCAGCCGATCCAGCGACGCCGGCCGGATGCCCAACGCACGCGCCACCGCGCTGCGGGTGATGCCACCCACCAGGCACCACGCGATATACGTCGCCAGTGCCTGATCCACCTGCCGCTGGGCCTGCCGCAGCTGCACCGCCGCGGCGAGGGCAGCGCGCGGATCAGCGGCGTGCACGGCGGGCCGGGTGGCCACCTGCTGCAACGGCTTGGAAGATTCCGCCACGGCCATCACCACGGCGCGGGCGGCGGGGCCGATGCTGGCGGCATACGCGGCGCGGCTGCGCGGGTCGCGGGTGCGGATTTGGGGGCTCATGCGGAGGCCTTTCAGTAGCTGGCGGGGGCGATGTGGTCGGGGTTCAGCAGTGGAACTCCGGGGTCATAGGCATCGGATAGCGGGTCCCAGCGGCCCGCTGCGCGGTCGGGCCGGCCGTCGATCCCGTCCAGCACCACCACCGGCAGTTGGGCCACCGTGGGCAGCTCGCCGGTGGTGCGATCGCCCGGGAAAAGCGACCATCCCTGCCACTCGCCGGAGCCGTCCAGCGGGAAGCGCCAGCCCCACCGACGGACACGCGGGGTGCGCTCCAGGGCATCGCGGGTGCGCGCCCAACTGGCGGCCAGTTCGGCGTCCCCGGCGGTCTCCGGATGCTCCGCCGGGGTGTACCCGTAGTGCGCCTGGAACTGTTGCACTTTGCCCGCGGCGTCAGCCACGATCCCGCGGCCGCGCATCCCGTCGGTGATGCCCTCGGCGGCCTCAACGGCGGCCGCCTTGTCGTCCTTGAACAGCACCTCGATCGGCCCGGCGGGGCCGGGCTTCGGGCGGCCGAAAACGATGCGCGTGGCGGCGTTCTGGGCGATGCGACCGGGTATCGCGCTGGCGTAAGTGTGCTGCGTCGACAACACCAGGTGGAGTGCGAAACTGCGGCCCTGCGCGAAGATTTTGCTGGCCACATTGACCATCGCGGCACCCGCCCCGCGCTCCGCGGGATCGGCGGATCCGAGCAGCTCGTCGAGGCCCTGGCCCCACTCATCGATAAACACGACGACGGGTTCCCACACCGGCCGGCTGATGCCCCGCCGGGCCAGCAGCGGCATCAACGCCGACCGGCGCTCCAGCTCATCCCGCAGCCACAGCAGCAACCGCGAAATGCCGCCGATCGTGGTGCTGTAGTGCACCACCCCCGGCATCCGCGCGCCGTAGAGAAACTCCAGGTCAGGGTCCACCTTGAACGCCCCGATTGCGACCGCTGCCCCCTGTAGAGCCAGTCCTGTGATCATGGTCAGGATGGATCGGGTTTTGCCTGCACCGGACGTGCCCGCGATCACCACGTGAGGCCGCTTCGCGAGCGGCACTTCGATGCGCTCACCCGCCGCGGTAACCCCCACCGGCAGAACCAGTTTCGGCGCTACCACGAACCGCTGCTCCGGGCTGTGCGGAAGCCAGAACTGCGTGGGCTCCATGTGCACGAACTTCGGGAACGCGACCGCCGGACGAGTGTTCAACTTGATGCGCAGATGGGTGCCCTCGGCCTCGCAGCGGAGGTCCGGGCAGCGGAACAGGGACGCCAGCGTGCCTTCGGCTTTCACCGCGTCGCGGACGCTGAGACCGCCCGGGAGCCGCACCAGAAGCTCGGGGCCGCGGGGTCCGATTTCACGCGCCAAGATGCGCGGCGCGAGAACACTGCCGTCGGACTTCTTCACCGTCAGACCGGCCCGCTCGAACAGCAGGCGCGACACCTTTTTCCCCTCGGCGGTGTCCTGCGCGTAGATCGCGGCGGCCGTCTTTCCGGCTGCCCGCCACGGCTGCGCGGGGTCCTCGCCGACGATGCCGCGCGTGAGGGTGAAGCGGCTGGCATCGACCGGCGCGGCGGCGTAATCGCCCCATTCCCAGGCTCGGATCAGCCCCACAACGCCGCGCGCCGCATCGACCAGGACGGTGCCCAGCGGCACCCGAACCTGGACCTGAACACCGTTCGCGCCGTGCGGGATTGCGCGCAGCCGCGACCCGGCCGGCAGCCCCAGCCGCGTCACCTGCTCGACGGTGGTGTAGCGGTTCCAGCGGTCGATCACGTGCTCGCGGGCGGTGACTTCGGCGGGCTTCTCGTCGGCCTGCGGGCCCTGCACCTGCCCGCAGCGGGAGACGCGCTCGGCGAGTTCCGCGAGTTCCGCGGCCTGCGCGGCGAGGCGGCGAGCCTGCTCGGCTTTGGCATCGGCTTCGGCCGCGCGGTCGACGAACTCCGGCGCCGGATCCGGCTGCGGCGCGCGGGTTTTCGGGCGCGGTTTCGGCGCCGGTTCAGGTGCGGAAAGGTCGTCGCCGAGGCCGAAAAGGTCATCGAACTCGGACATCAGAAATCCCAATCATCAGCAGGAGCAGCCGCAGCCGGGCCGGCAGCTGGGGCAGCGGAGCCGCCGCCGTTGCCGTTGGTGAACCGCGCGGTGATCCGCCCGTCGGACTGCCGCGTCACAAAGCCTCCGGCGATCTCGCGCACCCGGAGTTCGCGCAGCAGCGGGCCCTGCAATTGGCCGAAGCTCTGCGCCGTTTTGGCCGGATCATCTACCCGCCAGACGACCAGGACGTCGCCGCCGTTGAGCAGCTCAACATCCTCGATCACCGCCCACGGGGTGAACTCCCCGCTCTCCGGATCGGTGTCGCCCGCCTTCAGCGCCTGCGCCACCCGCAGCCACGCCGCGCGAACCGGAGCGTCACGCCCGTCGATCCCCAGCATCACGCTGGCGGCGCTCCCCTCTGGCGCCTCGAAGCCCGCGGTCAAGCCCAGGGCGTGCGCATCAGCGGTGTCCAGCTGCGGCTCCGGCGGCGGCTTCTGCCCGGCCATCTCGGCCGCGCCAGCCGCCCTTTCCCAACGCTCACCGGCGATCTCGTAGCCGGCCTTCGCCACCCCCAGCCACCGCAAACGCGCGACGACTCCCCACCCGGCCAGCCCGCCGACAACCACCGCCAGCACGGCGGGGCCCGCGGCCCCGAAGCCCAGCAGCATCAGCGCCGGGGCGGCCACCACGCCAAGCCATCCGGCGGTCGCCGCCTGCTGCGCGGCGGTGGTCCGCACCCCGGCCGCGGGGCCGTCCGGCGCCCGGTGCGGCGGCAGATCAGCGAGCGGGTCGCGCCGGCGTCCGGCGGAGTAACCGCCGGCCAGCAGCGCGGCCAGCCCGATGAGAAACGGCCAGCTGGTGAGGCCTGCTACCCACGGCTTTTCAACCTGCGGCGGGGCGGCGTGGTAGGCGGCGAGATCGCGCTGATGCTGGCGGGTTTCGCGCTCATACTGCGCCCATTTTTCAAACGCCGCGGCGTATTCCGCCTGCGCCTCCTCGACCGCGCGCTGGTGCTCCGTCGACCGCCGGGTTAAGCAAGATTGGAAGCCGAAATCGCCGGAGCGGCCGCACGAACTGAAGCTGAGGGGCGGCACCGATGCGTGGGTCGGCTTCGCCACCCGCACCGGCGGAACCGGGGCCGGCGCGGTGGTCTGCAGCGCCCCGCAACCGGACAGCGTGAGGGCGCCGGCGATGGTCGCGGCGGCGGCGAAACGGCGGGGGAAACGGCTCATGGCAAACAGTGTGAGCTTTTCGCACACGGTGTGCGAATGGCGAATGTCTCGGTTTCAGAGAAGGTTCCGGCACCAGACGGTTCGGGACGGCCCGCGACGGGCAAAGCCGTTACCAAACTGTGACCCCAGGGGGTGTCGCCGGACCGCGCCCTCTTCGACGGGTGGAGCTGGGGCGTGATGGCATGTGCAGCAGTAGGACGGCTAAGGAAGGCGAATTGCTGTGGAAATGTTGACGATTCGGCAGGTTGCGGGGCTCGCGCGGGTGAGCGTGAGCACCGTAGAAAGGGCAGTGCGCCGCGGCGAGCTGCGGGCTTTCAAGCTCGGGCGCGCGACGCGGATCAGCTCTGCGGACGCGCGCGCATGGCTCACCGCGGCCCCTGTGCAGGTGCAGGTTCGGGCCACCAGCGACGCCGCGGAGGGTGCCGCGTGAGCGCCCGCGCGGCCGCGGCGGCAGTCGCGGATCACGCCATCGCGAACGAGATGCCGCTACCGTGGGTGACGGTCTACGCCGCCGAGGCCTACTTGCTTCTCGGCTGCGAGCCACCCCTTGCGCATGGGCCCGCGATTGCCATGGCGCGGCGGGAGATCGGCGTCGAGGGCGAGACGCAGGTGCTCGCCTGGCTCGCCGACCACCGCGACTGGATCACGGCCGCGGGCGCGGCGTTGACGGCGCTCGACGACCTCGAGACTGATCCCATCCCCGATACTCCCCGCGAGGCCGCCCTGATCGGTGCGGCCGCCGAACGCGCGGCCCTGGCTGCGGGTGCGCCGCTGGCCGAGGTCATCTGGCACGGCACCTGCGCGACGGCGCAGGCGCAGGCGCGCTTCTGGGGCATCGAACCGGGCATCACCCGCATCTGCGGCGCAGATCCCATCGCCGGCGCGGCCGCCCGCTGGGCCGCGCTGCCCAACGCGCGGCTCATCGAAATCGCCAACGCGGTG contains:
- a CDS encoding zinc ribbon domain-containing protein; translation: MKAEVTQQRRLRQLVDNDAELARIGHRAKTLVEQQRVDELLIAVTAAEDAVAAVSIALADLDGAIAKLENEIDGVRKREDRDRALLDSGVNDKQQAELAHELQTLERRQSDLEDAELEIMEQRESLAARHAEATDELDQTRNDLRDAEGARDRARTEVNEVRAHWENSRAELTGELDADLLALYERQRAANGVGAGVLRGRHCGACRIEIDRGESARIAAAADDDVLRCPECGAILLRIKD
- a CDS encoding Nif3-like dinuclear metal center hexameric protein, which codes for MSIRLSEVIAVLEAAYPPALAQSWDSVGLVCGDPAEPVTSVTVAVDATEQVIARVPDGGLLLAHHPLLLRGVDTVAASTAKGALIHRLIRTSRALFTAHTNADAAAPGVSDALAETLGVTVTGVLEPVPAGPDLDKWVVFVPAADAESVRAAMFGAGAGQIGDYSRCSWSVAGAGQFLPHDGAAPAVGTVGRVERLAEDRIEVIAPARLRAPILAALRTAHPYEEPAFDVFALAGLPSGVGIGRIGELPEPESLAQFVARAGARLPATSWGVRASGDPDALVSRVAVSGGSGDSMLGAAARAGVDVYLTSDLRHHPADEQRRTAPMALVDVAHWASEFPWCAQAAGLLRGAFGDRLPVDVCDIRTDPWNLHAQSRGDF
- a CDS encoding HAD-IA family hydrolase; translation: MTDLRCDTRPDLVLFDLDGTLTDSAPGIVASFRHAMTEVGADGVVADDDAALATRIVGPPMHETMTELGLGGADGAAMAAYRAHYTSHGWSMNAPFDGVAELLVDLRDAGVRLAVATSKAEPAARRILAHFGLDGHFEVIAGASVDGVRSAKTDVVAHALAQLGPLPERVLMVGDRSHDVAGAADHGIDTVVVEWGYGRTDFDGDEPAPGAGFVADVTELREVLGV
- a CDS encoding low molecular weight protein-tyrosine-phosphatase; the protein is MSELHVTFVCSGNICRSPMAEKMFAHQLAERGLADRVRVSSAGTGGWHAGDGADDRAVQVLVGHGYPGEHRAAQLDEDHLSADLVIALGRNHERHLRHHGVDPQRLRMLRSFDPRSGAHPDDVEDPYYGGLADFEETFTVIAAALPGLHAWVDERLGQ
- a CDS encoding SURF1 family cytochrome oxidase biogenesis protein, coding for MRRLKMLLQPSWLALAAVALLFTYLCFTVLAPWQLGKNARVSKENHQIDVSLTADPVPVTDLLPHQDSTAPEQQWRRVTATGHYLPDKQALARLRVIQGAPMFEVLVPFAVDGGPTVLVDRGWVAPLEGSRPPAIEPAPEGRVSIAARLRDAEIAPPDKKPFTADGSLQVYAIDPTQLSGLVDVPLAGAYLQLEADQPGGLGVIELPHLDAGPFLSYGIQWIAFGIVAPIGLGYFIYSEVKVRRRERENRELLDAAADDEANRPNTDDEDAAPGTEDTRAPAPESVQQARVEQKLTDRYGRRR
- a CDS encoding cobalamin biosynthesis protein, whose product is MPATRPRAIGLLTGYLADRALGDPRRGHPVAGFGAAAAGLETLTYRDSRGAGVLHVAVLLGALAAGGAAAESAAGRRPAGAAAALAAATWVALGGRSLARTGTQLADLLDAGDLDAARGLLPSLCGRDPATLDADGLARAALESVAENTSDAAVAPLVWAAVGGVPGVLVYRGANTLDAMVGYRSPRYTRFGWAAARFDDLANYLPARVCAALVVACAPAVGGSPAAAIRAWRRDAARHPSPNAGVVEAAFAGALGVRLGGPTPYHHGLEIRPTLGDGDPPGSADLRRAARLSTLVQCAAAALAAGLLLAIGAGRTGR
- a CDS encoding TIGR03564 family F420-dependent LLM class oxidoreductase, whose protein sequence is MRIGLMVGSDRERSRADRLSGLLEDARGAEAAGLASFWMPQVPGYLDALTAVALIGQVTEHIELGTAVLPIQTRHPLIMAQQALTTDLACGDRLALGLGPSHHWIISDQLGLSYDRPARLVRDYLEVLTASVTGPGPVRVRNDSYAVDATIDVAEAPTMPILLAALGNTMLRLAGERAGGTILWMADERTIADHVVPRITAAADGAGRPAPRIVAGVPVALCAAGEVDRARRYASEVLGHAELSPNYLRLLEHGDARDVGDTMAAGDEAAVAARLRRYRDAGVTDLAARIVPLGDDAAARARSRARTQEFLASIAAGR
- a CDS encoding DUF4926 domain-containing protein; protein product: MGHPYRRINSFLPQTLEAPMYPELSRVALTRPVPAYGLPAGTVGAVVGAYSDGVGYEVEFVAADGRTIAVLTLTADDLAAVPG
- a CDS encoding FtsK/SpoIIIE domain-containing protein → MSEFDDLFGLGDDLSAPEPAPKPRPKTRAPQPDPAPEFVDRAAEADAKAEQARRLAAQAAELAELAERVSRCGQVQGPQADEKPAEVTAREHVIDRWNRYTTVEQVTRLGLPAGSRLRAIPHGANGVQVQVRVPLGTVLVDAARGVVGLIRAWEWGDYAAAPVDASRFTLTRGIVGEDPAQPWRAAGKTAAAIYAQDTAEGKKVSRLLFERAGLTVKKSDGSVLAPRILAREIGPRGPELLVRLPGGLSVRDAVKAEGTLASLFRCPDLRCEAEGTHLRIKLNTRPAVAFPKFVHMEPTQFWLPHSPEQRFVVAPKLVLPVGVTAAGERIEVPLAKRPHVVIAGTSGAGKTRSILTMITGLALQGAAVAIGAFKVDPDLEFLYGARMPGVVHYSTTIGGISRLLLWLRDELERRSALMPLLARRGISRPVWEPVVVFIDEWGQGLDELLGSADPAERGAGAAMVNVASKIFAQGRSFALHLVLSTQHTYASAIPGRIAQNAATRIVFGRPKPGPAGPIEVLFKDDKAAAVEAAEGITDGMRGRGIVADAAGKVQQFQAHYGYTPAEHPETAGDAELAASWARTRDALERTPRVRRWGWRFPLDGSGEWQGWSLFPGDRTTGELPTVAQLPVVVLDGIDGRPDRAAGRWDPLSDAYDPGVPLLNPDHIAPASY
- a CDS encoding helix-turn-helix domain-containing protein is translated as MLTIRQVAGLARVSVSTVERAVRRGELRAFKLGRATRISSADARAWLTAAPVQVQVRATSDAAEGAA